One genomic region from Augochlora pura isolate Apur16 chromosome 7, APUR_v2.2.1, whole genome shotgun sequence encodes:
- the Ranbpm gene encoding ran-binding protein M isoform X3 has product MAATSEERSVMEVSQTNPGQSQPVDPLKLLYPMVNEEETPLPRSWSSKDKYTFIGLSKNNLRVHYKGYGKTHKDAASVRTTHSIPAACGLYYFEVKIISKGRDGYMGVGLSAHGVNVNRLPGWDRLSYGYHADDGHSFCSSGTGQPYGPTFTTGDVIGCGVNLVNNTVFYTKNGHHLGIAFTELPPNLYPTVGLQTPGEVVEANFGQEPFVFDIDDMLNELRVRTRLQIINHPTPDHGQWQAVLHKMVSTYLVHHGYCATAEAFANSTGQVLEEDFNSIKNRQRILKLVLAGRMGEAIELTSRLYPGLFERDTNLLFALKCRQFVEMVNGSDSEVYQNSNINQTSVIQSTKAYTKSSTNGNVEEMNISNAINGSSEQQFVNGQIEDDVDMEENIVNGVRNNNGYQNGDLNTNGYKCQNGEDVDMGEKFREKKNFACSQRSTIPIKPISNKMAVVVQRTHRTRATRNSSAAVTNKRSRKCWNSADSSTLSRYIYDNKTGKAKAIKRCCTMRSVFLLMRIRGIRQSDGSLIPNKGRPFAQDSIPPSLNRVISHDDHRWKSQRRMRGNLYG; this is encoded by the exons ATGGCCGCCACCAGCGAGGAACGGAGTGTTATGGAGGTTTCTCAGACGAATCCCGGGCAAAGCCAGCCCGTCGATCCTCTAAAGCTACTTTATCCGATGGTAAACGAGGAGGAGACACCGCTGCCAAGGTCGTGGAGTTCCAAGGACAAGTACACTTTCATCGGCCTCTCGAAAAACAACCTTCGTGTTCACTACAAAG GCTATGGAAAAACTCACAAGGATGCAGCCAGTGTTCGTACAACACATTCAATACCAGCAGCTTGTGGTCTCTATTACTTCGAAGTGAAGATTATCAGTAAAGGTAGAGACGGGTACATGGGAGTTGGTCTCTCTGCACATGGAGTAAACGTGAACAGGCTGCCAGGTTGGGATAGGCTCTCTTATGGGTACCACGCCGATGATGGGCACAGCTTCTGTTCTTCTGGAACAGGACAACCTTATGGGCCAACATTCACTACCGGCGACGTAATAGGCTGTGGTGTGAATCTTGTTAATAACACTGTCTTTTACACAAAGAACGGACACCATCTTGGTATCGCATTCACTGAACTTCCG CCAAATTTGTATCCCACGGTGGGTCTTCAAACACCAGGAGAAGTGGTGGAGGCAAATTTCGGACAAGAACCGTTTGTGTTTGATATTGACGACATGCTTAACGAACTCCGTGTTCGAACAAGATTGCAAATCATAAACCATCCCACGCCAGATCACGGTCAGTGGCAAGCAGTTCTCCACAA AATGGTATCAACGTATTTAGTCCATCACGGTTATTGTGCCACTGCCGAAGCATTTGCTAACAGTACTGGTCAAGTATTGGAGGAAGACTTCAACTCTATAAAAAACAGGCAAA GAATTCTAAAATTGGTATTGGCAGGTAGAATGGGAGAGGCCATAGAGTTGACGAGTCGATTGTATCCAGGTCTTTTCGAGAGAGACACGAATCTTCTTTTTGCCTTAAAGTGTCGACAGTTTGTTGAAATGGTGAATGGCAGCGACTCCGAAGTCTATCAGAATTCCAACATTAATCAAACTAGCGTTATACAGTCCACGAAGGCTTACACCAAGTCCTCGACGAATGGCAACGTTGAGGAAATGAACATTAGCAATGCGATCAACGGCTCCAGCGAGCAACAGTTTGTCAACGGGCAGATCGAGGACGATGTAGATATGGAGGAGAATATCGTGAACGGTGTCAGAAACAATAACGGTTATCAAAACGGCGATCTGAATACAAACGGGTATAAATGTCAGAACGGAGAAGACGTTGACATGGGTGAGAAATTTCGCGAAAAAA AAAATTTCGCCTGTTCTCAGAGATCGACAATACCAATCAAACCCATCAGCAACAAAATGGCAGTTGTAGTCCAGAGAACACATCGAACAAGGGCAACAAGAAACAGCTCTGCGGCGGTGACAAACAAGCGATCGAGAAAATGTTGGAATTCGGCAGACAGCTCTACTCTCAGTCGCTACATTTACGACAACAAGACGGGAAAAGCGAAAGCAATAAAAAGATGCTGCACGATGCGTTCAGTCTTCTTGCTTATGCGAATCCGTGGGATTCGCCAGTCGGATGGCAGCTTGATCCCCAACAAAGGGAGACCGTTTGCGCAAGACTCAATTCCGCCATCCTTG AATCGAGTAATTTCCCACGACGACCACCGTTGGAAGTCGCAGCGTCGCATGCGAGGGAACTTGTACGGTTAA
- the Ranbpm gene encoding ran-binding protein M isoform X2 translates to MAATSEERSVMEVSQTNPGQSQPVDPLKLLYPMVNEEETPLPRSWSSKDKYTFIGLSKNNLRVHYKGYGKTHKDAASVRTTHSIPAACGLYYFEVKIISKGRDGYMGVGLSAHGVNVNRLPGWDRLSYGYHADDGHSFCSSGTGQPYGPTFTTGDVIGCGVNLVNNTVFYTKNGHHLGIAFTELPPNLYPTVGLQTPGEVVEANFGQEPFVFDIDDMLNELRVRTRLQIINHPTPDHGQWQAVLHKMVSTYLVHHGYCATAEAFANSTGQVLEEDFNSIKNRQRILKLVLAGRMGEAIELTSRLYPGLFERDTNLLFALKCRQFVEMVNGSDSEVYQNSNINQTSVIQSTKAYTKSSTNGNVEEMNISNAINGSSEQQFVNGQIEDDVDMEENIVNGVRNNNGYQNGDLNTNGYKCQNGEDVDMEIDNTNQTHQQQNGSCSPENTSNKGNKKQLCGGDKQAIEKMLEFGRQLYSQSLHLRQQDGKSESNKKMLHDAFSLLAYANPWDSPVGWQLDPQQRETVCARLNSAILESSNFPRRPPLEVAASHARELVRLMSRAELGACGFADVDNIIQY, encoded by the exons ATGGCCGCCACCAGCGAGGAACGGAGTGTTATGGAGGTTTCTCAGACGAATCCCGGGCAAAGCCAGCCCGTCGATCCTCTAAAGCTACTTTATCCGATGGTAAACGAGGAGGAGACACCGCTGCCAAGGTCGTGGAGTTCCAAGGACAAGTACACTTTCATCGGCCTCTCGAAAAACAACCTTCGTGTTCACTACAAAG GCTATGGAAAAACTCACAAGGATGCAGCCAGTGTTCGTACAACACATTCAATACCAGCAGCTTGTGGTCTCTATTACTTCGAAGTGAAGATTATCAGTAAAGGTAGAGACGGGTACATGGGAGTTGGTCTCTCTGCACATGGAGTAAACGTGAACAGGCTGCCAGGTTGGGATAGGCTCTCTTATGGGTACCACGCCGATGATGGGCACAGCTTCTGTTCTTCTGGAACAGGACAACCTTATGGGCCAACATTCACTACCGGCGACGTAATAGGCTGTGGTGTGAATCTTGTTAATAACACTGTCTTTTACACAAAGAACGGACACCATCTTGGTATCGCATTCACTGAACTTCCG CCAAATTTGTATCCCACGGTGGGTCTTCAAACACCAGGAGAAGTGGTGGAGGCAAATTTCGGACAAGAACCGTTTGTGTTTGATATTGACGACATGCTTAACGAACTCCGTGTTCGAACAAGATTGCAAATCATAAACCATCCCACGCCAGATCACGGTCAGTGGCAAGCAGTTCTCCACAA AATGGTATCAACGTATTTAGTCCATCACGGTTATTGTGCCACTGCCGAAGCATTTGCTAACAGTACTGGTCAAGTATTGGAGGAAGACTTCAACTCTATAAAAAACAGGCAAA GAATTCTAAAATTGGTATTGGCAGGTAGAATGGGAGAGGCCATAGAGTTGACGAGTCGATTGTATCCAGGTCTTTTCGAGAGAGACACGAATCTTCTTTTTGCCTTAAAGTGTCGACAGTTTGTTGAAATGGTGAATGGCAGCGACTCCGAAGTCTATCAGAATTCCAACATTAATCAAACTAGCGTTATACAGTCCACGAAGGCTTACACCAAGTCCTCGACGAATGGCAACGTTGAGGAAATGAACATTAGCAATGCGATCAACGGCTCCAGCGAGCAACAGTTTGTCAACGGGCAGATCGAGGACGATGTAGATATGGAGGAGAATATCGTGAACGGTGTCAGAAACAATAACGGTTATCAAAACGGCGATCTGAATACAAACGGGTATAAATGTCAGAACGGAGAAGACGTTGACATGG AGATCGACAATACCAATCAAACCCATCAGCAACAAAATGGCAGTTGTAGTCCAGAGAACACATCGAACAAGGGCAACAAGAAACAGCTCTGCGGCGGTGACAAACAAGCGATCGAGAAAATGTTGGAATTCGGCAGACAGCTCTACTCTCAGTCGCTACATTTACGACAACAAGACGGGAAAAGCGAAAGCAATAAAAAGATGCTGCACGATGCGTTCAGTCTTCTTGCTTATGCGAATCCGTGGGATTCGCCAGTCGGATGGCAGCTTGATCCCCAACAAAGGGAGACCGTTTGCGCAAGACTCAATTCCGCCATCCTTG AATCGAGTAATTTCCCACGACGACCACCGTTGGAAGTCGCAGCGTCGCATGCGAGGGAACTTGTACGGTTAATGTCTCGCGCAGAACTTGGGGCATGCGGCTTCGCAGATGTAGATAATATCATCCAATATTGA
- the Ranbpm gene encoding ran-binding protein M isoform X4: MGVGLSAHGVNVNRLPGWDRLSYGYHADDGHSFCSSGTGQPYGPTFTTGDVIGCGVNLVNNTVFYTKNGHHLGIAFTELPPNLYPTVGLQTPGEVVEANFGQEPFVFDIDDMLNELRVRTRLQIINHPTPDHGQWQAVLHKMVSTYLVHHGYCATAEAFANSTGQVLEEDFNSIKNRQRILKLVLAGRMGEAIELTSRLYPGLFERDTNLLFALKCRQFVEMVNGSDSEVYQNSNINQTSVIQSTKAYTKSSTNGNVEEMNISNAINGSSEQQFVNGQIEDDVDMEENIVNGVRNNNGYQNGDLNTNGYKCQNGEDVDMGEKFREKKIDNTNQTHQQQNGSCSPENTSNKGNKKQLCGGDKQAIEKMLEFGRQLYSQSLHLRQQDGKSESNKKMLHDAFSLLAYANPWDSPVGWQLDPQQRETVCARLNSAILESSNFPRRPPLEVAASHARELVRLMSRAELGACGFADVDNIIQY, translated from the exons ATGGGAGTTGGTCTCTCTGCACATGGAGTAAACGTGAACAGGCTGCCAGGTTGGGATAGGCTCTCTTATGGGTACCACGCCGATGATGGGCACAGCTTCTGTTCTTCTGGAACAGGACAACCTTATGGGCCAACATTCACTACCGGCGACGTAATAGGCTGTGGTGTGAATCTTGTTAATAACACTGTCTTTTACACAAAGAACGGACACCATCTTGGTATCGCATTCACTGAACTTCCG CCAAATTTGTATCCCACGGTGGGTCTTCAAACACCAGGAGAAGTGGTGGAGGCAAATTTCGGACAAGAACCGTTTGTGTTTGATATTGACGACATGCTTAACGAACTCCGTGTTCGAACAAGATTGCAAATCATAAACCATCCCACGCCAGATCACGGTCAGTGGCAAGCAGTTCTCCACAA AATGGTATCAACGTATTTAGTCCATCACGGTTATTGTGCCACTGCCGAAGCATTTGCTAACAGTACTGGTCAAGTATTGGAGGAAGACTTCAACTCTATAAAAAACAGGCAAA GAATTCTAAAATTGGTATTGGCAGGTAGAATGGGAGAGGCCATAGAGTTGACGAGTCGATTGTATCCAGGTCTTTTCGAGAGAGACACGAATCTTCTTTTTGCCTTAAAGTGTCGACAGTTTGTTGAAATGGTGAATGGCAGCGACTCCGAAGTCTATCAGAATTCCAACATTAATCAAACTAGCGTTATACAGTCCACGAAGGCTTACACCAAGTCCTCGACGAATGGCAACGTTGAGGAAATGAACATTAGCAATGCGATCAACGGCTCCAGCGAGCAACAGTTTGTCAACGGGCAGATCGAGGACGATGTAGATATGGAGGAGAATATCGTGAACGGTGTCAGAAACAATAACGGTTATCAAAACGGCGATCTGAATACAAACGGGTATAAATGTCAGAACGGAGAAGACGTTGACATGGGTGAGAAATTTCGCGAAAAAA AGATCGACAATACCAATCAAACCCATCAGCAACAAAATGGCAGTTGTAGTCCAGAGAACACATCGAACAAGGGCAACAAGAAACAGCTCTGCGGCGGTGACAAACAAGCGATCGAGAAAATGTTGGAATTCGGCAGACAGCTCTACTCTCAGTCGCTACATTTACGACAACAAGACGGGAAAAGCGAAAGCAATAAAAAGATGCTGCACGATGCGTTCAGTCTTCTTGCTTATGCGAATCCGTGGGATTCGCCAGTCGGATGGCAGCTTGATCCCCAACAAAGGGAGACCGTTTGCGCAAGACTCAATTCCGCCATCCTTG AATCGAGTAATTTCCCACGACGACCACCGTTGGAAGTCGCAGCGTCGCATGCGAGGGAACTTGTACGGTTAATGTCTCGCGCAGAACTTGGGGCATGCGGCTTCGCAGATGTAGATAATATCATCCAATATTGA
- the Psf3 gene encoding DNA replication complex GINS protein PSF3 isoform X2 — protein MACCQSYVPDYFAINDILSSEERITCKIEVELPGLGFLDNSSTLTNLNVGSKVEFPLWLAEALKNLQNPAVSIDIPKIFKEGYREILEADAEVIVLNKWNPYFYELESLLQTFKSRFRLIMDWAHNPVSDPTQGNQLPRLERDLFLNGKKAKIRLVEWLQMGTNSILPSELTANLKKRKRADYELE, from the exons ATGGCAtgttgtcaaagttatgtACCTGattattttgctataaatgatattttatccAGCGAAGAACGTATAACTTGCAAAATTGAAGTCGAACTACCCGGATTAg GTTTTTTGGATAATTCCTCAACATTAACTAATTTGAACGTTGGATCAAAAGTAGAATTCCCATTATGGTTGGCAGAAGctctaaaaaatttacaaaaccCTGCAGTTAGTATCGATataccaaaaatattcaagGAAGGATATag agAAATTCTGGAGGCAGACGCAGAAgttattgttttaaacaaatggAACCCTTACTTTTACGAATTAG aaagtttGTTGCAG ACATTTAAATCCcgttttcgattaattatgGATTGGGCCCATAATCCAGTATCAGACCCAACACAAGGAAATCAATTACCACGACTTGAAAGAGATCTTTTTCTAAATGGAAAAAAAGCTAAAATCCGGCTAGTAGAGTGGTTACAGATGGGCACTAACAGTATACTTCCGTCCGAACTTACAGCGAATTTGAAGAAGCGGAAAAGAGCAGATTATGAACTTGAGTGA
- the Psf3 gene encoding DNA replication complex GINS protein PSF3 isoform X1 yields the protein MACCQSYVPDYFAINDILSSEERITCKIEVELPGLGFLDNSSTLTNLNVGSKVEFPLWLAEALKNLQNPAVSIDIPKIFKEGYREILEADAEVIVLNKWNPYFYELGMHVIKLGDRETEQIIESLLQTFKSRFRLIMDWAHNPVSDPTQGNQLPRLERDLFLNGKKAKIRLVEWLQMGTNSILPSELTANLKKRKRADYELE from the exons ATGGCAtgttgtcaaagttatgtACCTGattattttgctataaatgatattttatccAGCGAAGAACGTATAACTTGCAAAATTGAAGTCGAACTACCCGGATTAg GTTTTTTGGATAATTCCTCAACATTAACTAATTTGAACGTTGGATCAAAAGTAGAATTCCCATTATGGTTGGCAGAAGctctaaaaaatttacaaaaccCTGCAGTTAGTATCGATataccaaaaatattcaagGAAGGATATag agAAATTCTGGAGGCAGACGCAGAAgttattgttttaaacaaatggAACCCTTACTTTTACGAATTAGGTATGCATGTGATAAAATTAGGTGACAGAGAAACAGAacaaataatagaaagtttGTTGCAG ACATTTAAATCCcgttttcgattaattatgGATTGGGCCCATAATCCAGTATCAGACCCAACACAAGGAAATCAATTACCACGACTTGAAAGAGATCTTTTTCTAAATGGAAAAAAAGCTAAAATCCGGCTAGTAGAGTGGTTACAGATGGGCACTAACAGTATACTTCCGTCCGAACTTACAGCGAATTTGAAGAAGCGGAAAAGAGCAGATTATGAACTTGAGTGA
- the Ranbpm gene encoding ran-binding protein M isoform X1: MAATSEERSVMEVSQTNPGQSQPVDPLKLLYPMVNEEETPLPRSWSSKDKYTFIGLSKNNLRVHYKGYGKTHKDAASVRTTHSIPAACGLYYFEVKIISKGRDGYMGVGLSAHGVNVNRLPGWDRLSYGYHADDGHSFCSSGTGQPYGPTFTTGDVIGCGVNLVNNTVFYTKNGHHLGIAFTELPPNLYPTVGLQTPGEVVEANFGQEPFVFDIDDMLNELRVRTRLQIINHPTPDHGQWQAVLHKMVSTYLVHHGYCATAEAFANSTGQVLEEDFNSIKNRQRILKLVLAGRMGEAIELTSRLYPGLFERDTNLLFALKCRQFVEMVNGSDSEVYQNSNINQTSVIQSTKAYTKSSTNGNVEEMNISNAINGSSEQQFVNGQIEDDVDMEENIVNGVRNNNGYQNGDLNTNGYKCQNGEDVDMGEKFREKKIDNTNQTHQQQNGSCSPENTSNKGNKKQLCGGDKQAIEKMLEFGRQLYSQSLHLRQQDGKSESNKKMLHDAFSLLAYANPWDSPVGWQLDPQQRETVCARLNSAILESSNFPRRPPLEVAASHARELVRLMSRAELGACGFADVDNIIQY, encoded by the exons ATGGCCGCCACCAGCGAGGAACGGAGTGTTATGGAGGTTTCTCAGACGAATCCCGGGCAAAGCCAGCCCGTCGATCCTCTAAAGCTACTTTATCCGATGGTAAACGAGGAGGAGACACCGCTGCCAAGGTCGTGGAGTTCCAAGGACAAGTACACTTTCATCGGCCTCTCGAAAAACAACCTTCGTGTTCACTACAAAG GCTATGGAAAAACTCACAAGGATGCAGCCAGTGTTCGTACAACACATTCAATACCAGCAGCTTGTGGTCTCTATTACTTCGAAGTGAAGATTATCAGTAAAGGTAGAGACGGGTACATGGGAGTTGGTCTCTCTGCACATGGAGTAAACGTGAACAGGCTGCCAGGTTGGGATAGGCTCTCTTATGGGTACCACGCCGATGATGGGCACAGCTTCTGTTCTTCTGGAACAGGACAACCTTATGGGCCAACATTCACTACCGGCGACGTAATAGGCTGTGGTGTGAATCTTGTTAATAACACTGTCTTTTACACAAAGAACGGACACCATCTTGGTATCGCATTCACTGAACTTCCG CCAAATTTGTATCCCACGGTGGGTCTTCAAACACCAGGAGAAGTGGTGGAGGCAAATTTCGGACAAGAACCGTTTGTGTTTGATATTGACGACATGCTTAACGAACTCCGTGTTCGAACAAGATTGCAAATCATAAACCATCCCACGCCAGATCACGGTCAGTGGCAAGCAGTTCTCCACAA AATGGTATCAACGTATTTAGTCCATCACGGTTATTGTGCCACTGCCGAAGCATTTGCTAACAGTACTGGTCAAGTATTGGAGGAAGACTTCAACTCTATAAAAAACAGGCAAA GAATTCTAAAATTGGTATTGGCAGGTAGAATGGGAGAGGCCATAGAGTTGACGAGTCGATTGTATCCAGGTCTTTTCGAGAGAGACACGAATCTTCTTTTTGCCTTAAAGTGTCGACAGTTTGTTGAAATGGTGAATGGCAGCGACTCCGAAGTCTATCAGAATTCCAACATTAATCAAACTAGCGTTATACAGTCCACGAAGGCTTACACCAAGTCCTCGACGAATGGCAACGTTGAGGAAATGAACATTAGCAATGCGATCAACGGCTCCAGCGAGCAACAGTTTGTCAACGGGCAGATCGAGGACGATGTAGATATGGAGGAGAATATCGTGAACGGTGTCAGAAACAATAACGGTTATCAAAACGGCGATCTGAATACAAACGGGTATAAATGTCAGAACGGAGAAGACGTTGACATGGGTGAGAAATTTCGCGAAAAAA AGATCGACAATACCAATCAAACCCATCAGCAACAAAATGGCAGTTGTAGTCCAGAGAACACATCGAACAAGGGCAACAAGAAACAGCTCTGCGGCGGTGACAAACAAGCGATCGAGAAAATGTTGGAATTCGGCAGACAGCTCTACTCTCAGTCGCTACATTTACGACAACAAGACGGGAAAAGCGAAAGCAATAAAAAGATGCTGCACGATGCGTTCAGTCTTCTTGCTTATGCGAATCCGTGGGATTCGCCAGTCGGATGGCAGCTTGATCCCCAACAAAGGGAGACCGTTTGCGCAAGACTCAATTCCGCCATCCTTG AATCGAGTAATTTCCCACGACGACCACCGTTGGAAGTCGCAGCGTCGCATGCGAGGGAACTTGTACGGTTAATGTCTCGCGCAGAACTTGGGGCATGCGGCTTCGCAGATGTAGATAATATCATCCAATATTGA